In Leptodactylus fuscus isolate aLepFus1 chromosome 2, aLepFus1.hap2, whole genome shotgun sequence, one genomic interval encodes:
- the POGLUT3 gene encoding protein O-glucosyltransferase 3, which yields MSLVSRCVAGRHMAGPAPRCTPLPVTRSMAPLLLLLLLRAGSLHAAGTTEAVSPERSLVWGPGLQAAVTLPVRYFYIQAVSPAGHNFTSSPGNKPFKVVIKSLSQKEYTRIHVPDPLDRNDGSFLMRYRMYGSAKEGLVIEVRYQDKHVAQSPYILEGPVYHEYCDCPEEDPDIWQQALSCPNHEAQISKDFAPFPSIDLNRMLEEVPKRFAESRGAIVHYTILNNQIYRRSLGKYTDFKMFSDEMLQSLARKVRLPDLEFYINVGDWPVEHRKANDTPGPLPMISWCGSADSRDIILPTYDITHSTLEALRGVTNDLLSIQGHTGPSWDNKTEQAFFRGRDSREERLELVQMSKKNPELLDAGITGYFFFREMEKKLGKAPLIGFFDFFKYKYQVNVDGTVAAYRFPYLMLGDSLVLKQNSPYYEHFYSNLKPGKHYVPIKRSLGDLLDKIKWAKENDDEMRKIAKEGQSLARVLLQPHRLYCYYYKVLQTYAKRQISRPEIRDKMEHVPQPDDNTTVCTCHRKKAGHKDEL from the exons ATGAGTCTGGTGTCCCGGTGTGTGGCCGGCCGACACATGGCGGGCCCCGCTCCCCGCTGCACCCCTCTGCCTGTCACCAGGAGCATGGCaccgctgctactactactgctcctcCGGGCAGGGAGCCTCCATGCCGCCGGGACTACAGAGGCAGTGAGCCCGGAGAGGAGCCTGGTGTGGGGGCCGGGGCTGCAGGCTGCCGTCACCCTGCCGGTCCGGTACTTCTATATCCAGGCTGTGAGCCCGGCCGGCCATAACTTCACCTCCTCCCCAG GGAATAAACCCTTTAAGGTTGTGATAAAATCCTTGTCTCAAAAAGAATACACCCGAATTCATGTGCCGGACCCCCTGGACAGGAATGACGGCTCCTTCCTAATGAGATACCGCATGTATGGAAGTGCTAAAGAAGGGCTGGTCATTGAAGTGCGTTATCAGGACAAGCATGTCGCTCAGTCTCCGTATATACTTGAAG GACCAGTTTATCATGAGTACTGTGACTGTCCAGAAGAAGACCCTGACATTTGGCAGCAGGCTCTTTCATGTCCAAACCACGAAGCTCAGATATCAAAAGACTTCGCCCCCTTCCCATCTATAGACCTGAACAGAATGCTGGAGGAAGTGCCTAAGAGATTTGCAGAATCGCGAGGTGCAATAGTTCATTACACAATCCTCAATAATCAGATCTATCGGCGTTCCTTGGGCAAATACACAGACTTCAAAATGTTCTCCGATGAAATGTTGCAATCGCTGGCAAGGAAg GTTCGCCTGCCTGACTTAGAATTTTATATCAATGTTGGCGATTGGCCAGTGGAACATCGAAAGGCAAATGACACCCCCGGGCCACTGCCTATGATTTCTTGGTGCGGATCTGCTGATTCTAGAGACATCATTCTACCGACCTACGACATTACTCATTCTACACTAGAAGCGCTACGTGgtgtcaccaatgacctgctgtCTATCCAGGGCCACACAG GTCCTTCATGGGACAATAAGACAGAACAGGCCTTTTTCAGGGGTCGAGACAGCCGGGAGGAGCGTCTTGAGTTAGTGCAAATGTCTAAAAAGAACCCGGAGTTGTTAGATGCCGGTATCACTGGGTACTTCTTCTTCCGAGAAATGGAGAAGAAACTGGGAAAAGCTCCACTTATTGGATTCTTCGATTTCTTTAAG TACAAGTACCAGGTGAATGTGGACGGCACTGTGGCGGCCTACAGGTTTCCGTATCTCATGTTGGGGGACAGTCTGGTCCTGAAGCAGAATTCCCCATATTATGAACACTTCTACAGTAACCTAAAGCCAGGGAAACACTATGTCCCGATAAAACGCAGCCTAGGGGATCTGTTAGACAAGATAAAGTGGGCTAAG GAAAATGATGACGAGATGAGGAAGATAGCCAAGGAAGGCCAGTCTCTTGCCAGGGTGCTGCTCCAACCTCACCGACTCTACTGTTACTATTATAAAGTATTGCAG ACGTATGCCAAGCGCCAAATAAGCCGGCCGGAAATCCGTGATAAGATGGAGCACGTTCCTCAGCCGGATGATAACACCACCGTCTGTACCTGTCACAGAAAGAAGGCTGGTCACAAAGATgagttatag